Proteins encoded within one genomic window of Telopea speciosissima isolate NSW1024214 ecotype Mountain lineage unplaced genomic scaffold, Tspe_v1 Tspe_v1.0253, whole genome shotgun sequence:
- the LOC122647873 gene encoding probable WRKY transcription factor 13: MSSTSQAMLNQGLFEEQDMSSQMGFYTSPSNWSFSTPSGSYHHQSLRFLSSNNNPSSSTGGADITCNLPENLSTTTTPKHRDFTSLLGEFETPSLQRSTNNIWPWGEVNHQYMGISKNKCLGDDHLAVAAMKMKKVKARRKVREPRFCFKTLSDVDVLDDGYKWRKYGQKVVKNTLHPRSYYRCTQDNCRVKKRVERLAEDPRMVITTYEGRHAHSPSHDMEGSESSSQMNNFFW, encoded by the exons atgtcctCCACGTCCCAAGCTATGCTTAACCAGGGGTTGTTTGAGGAACAAGATATGTCATCTCAGATGGGTTTCTACACTTCTCCTTCCAATTGGAGTTTTAGTACTCCATCTGGGTCGTATCATCACCAATCTTTAAGATTCCTTAGCAGTAACAAcaacccttcttcttcaactggtGGAGCAGATATCACTTGTAATCTCCCTGAAAACCTCTCTACCACTACTACTCCAAAGCACCGAGATTTTACTTCTCTTCTGGGTGAATTCGAAACTCCATCACTTCAAAGATCAACTAATAATATCTG GCCATGGGGAGAAGTGAATCATCAGTACATGGGAATTAGTAAGAATAAATGTTTGGGAGATGATCACTTAGCAGTTGCAGctatgaagatgaagaaagtgaaGGCAAGAAGGAAGGTGAGAGAACCCAGGTTTTGCTTTAAGACCCTTAGCGACGTGGATGTGCTTGATGATGGTTACAAGTGGAGGAAGTATGGCCAGAAAGTGGTGAAGAACACACTTCATCCAAG GAGTTACTACCGGTGTACACAGGACAATTGTCGAGTCAAGAAACGTGTCGAACGATTAGCGGAGGACCCACGAATGGTGATCACAACATATGAAGGGAGACATGCCCATTCTCCATCACATGATATGGAAGGCTCAGAGTCTTCATCTCAAATGAATAATTTCTTCTGGTAG
- the LOC122647871 gene encoding L-type lectin-domain containing receptor kinase IV.2-like, producing the protein MKAFSVLFLQLLFFACVIADTSFLYNGFHNINLSLYGASYIKPDGILSVISYSPKNIGHAFYPSPLQLKRNKSNTSSPTVSFSTTFVFSISPMYPKIGGHGLAFILSSTKDPQDCLPNQYLGLPNDTSIAKFSTRLLAVEFDVVQNIELSDINDNHVGIDINSLVSNVSVPATYFSGSGSNQTHSIDLKSGVPITAWIEYSDKENLMNVAISPFGIPKPDRPLISFPLDLSSIIDEYMYVGFSASTGLLFAEHNVLGWSFRIDGRADDLDPSKLPSLVKENKAKKMLHRKGLAIGVSLVLVSLVLLIISGAIQVVRRPKLEDELLEEWEIEYGAHRFEYSELLKATCEFGERNLIGRGGFGCVYKGVIPSTGLEVAIKKVSHDSRQGMKEFVAEITSMGRLRHRNLVQLHGWCRKNNELLLVYDYVPNGSLDKLVFHSSKEILTWDQRLKILIGVGQALLYLHEECDQKVVHRDVKSSNVLIDADLNAKLGDFGLSRIYDHGINPQTTYVVGTLGYLAPELTRTGKATTSTDVYSYGAFMLEVACGRRPIEPEKNEQELVLVDWVRELHSQEEILRGIDPLLDFYNPEEAGLVLSLGLLCSHPLPHCRPSMRRVVQFLLGDAILPPLPPDVHLDEIPGLVLESSDAYPNFSDSSFFRMMTSFNNLKLGQE; encoded by the coding sequence ATGAAAGCTTTTAGCGTACTCTTTCTGCAACTACTTTTCTTTGCTTGTGTAATTGCAGACACTAGTTTCCTCTACAATGGCTTTCACAACATAAATTTGAGCTTATATGGAGCATCATACATTAAACCCGATGGAATCTTATCAGTGATCAGTTATTCACCAAAGAACATTGGCCATGCATTCTATCCTTCTCCCCTGCAATTGAAGAGAAACAAATCAAATACCTCTTCTCCTACTGTCTCCTTTAGTACCACAtttgttttctccatttcaCCCATGTATCCAAAGATTGGAGGCCATGGCCTAGCTTTTATTCTCTCGTCCACTAAAGATCCTCAAGACTGTCTACCTAACCAGTACTTAGGCCTCCCAAATGATACAAGCATTGCTAAGTTCTCAACCCGTCTGCTCGCAGTCGAATTCGATGTTGTTCAGAACATCGAACTAAGCGACATCAACGATAACCATGTCGGTATTGATATAAATAGCTTGGTCTCTAATGTGTCTGTACCTGCAACTTATTTCAGTGGGAGTGGTTCTAACCAAACCCATTCGATTGATCTCAAAAGTGGAGTACCAATTACAGCATGGATTGAGTATAGTGATAAGGAGAACTTGATGAATGTTGCAATCTCTCCTTTTGGTATCCCAAAGCCTGATAGGCCTTTGATTTCTTTCCCCCTTGACCTCTCATCAATCATAGACGAGTACATGTATGTAGGCTTTTCTGCTTCCACTGGTCTGCTTTTTGCAGAACATAATGTCTTGGGTTGGAGCTTCAGGATTGATGGGAGAGCTGATGATTTGGATCCCTCAAAGCTTCCGTCTCTTGTGAAAGAAAACAAGGCAAAGAAGATGTTGCATAGAAAGGGCCTTGCAATAGGGGTTAGTCTGGTTTTAGTCAGTCTGGTTCTGTTGATTATCTCTGGTGCAATTCAGGTAGTTCGAAGGCCAAAGCTTGAGGATGAGCTGTTAGAAGAATGGGAAATTGAGTATGGAGCACACAGATTCGAATACTCGGAGCTCCTCAAAGCGACATGCGAGTTTGGAGAAAGAAACCTAATCGGGAGAGGAGGATTTGGATGTGTTTACAAGGGAGTGATTCCAAGTACAGGTCTTGAAGTGGCAATCAAGAAGGTTTCTCATGATTCAAGGCAAGGGATGAAAGAATTTGTTGCAGAGATTACTAGCATGGGAAGGCTTAGGCACAGGAATCTGGTGCAGCTACATGGATGGTGCAGAAAGAACAATGAACTCCTCCTTGTTTATGATTATGTTCCAAATGGGAGTCTAGACAAGCTAGTATTCCATTCCTCAAAGGAAATTCTAACTTGGGACCAGAGATTGAAGATCTTGATTGGTgttggacaagccttgttgtaTCTCCATGAAGAATGTGATCAGAAGGTAGTTCACAGGGATGTGAAGTCAAGCAATGTATTAATAGATGCAGACCTGAATGCCAAGCTTGGAGACTTTGGTCTCTCAAGAATATATGATCATGGCATCAATCCTCAGACAACCTATGTTGTTGGGACACTTGGGTACCTTGCTCCAGAGCTCACTAGGACTGGGAAGGCCACAACAAGCACAGATGTGTATAGCTATGGTGCTTTTATGCTGGAGGTGGCTTGTGGGAGGAGACCCATTGAGCCAGAGAAGAATGAACAAGAGCTGGTGTTGGTGGATTGGGTCAGAGAACTACATTCTCAAGAAGAGATCCTAAGAGGCATTGACCCATTGTTGGATTTCTACAACCCAGAGGAGGCAGGGCTTGTGCTTAGTCTTGGTTTGCTTTGTTCCCATCCTCTTCCTCACTGCAGGCCAAGTATGAGAAGGGTTGTGCAGTTTCTGTTAGGGGATGCCATTCTGCCTCCTCTACCCCCTGATGTCCACCTTGATGAGATTCCTGGTTTGGTTCTTGAGTCATCAGATGCTTACCCTAATTTCTCTGATTCTTCATTTTTCAGAATGATGACCTCTTTTAACAATCTCAAGCTTGGACAAGAATAG